From Populus trichocarpa isolate Nisqually-1 chromosome 19, P.trichocarpa_v4.1, whole genome shotgun sequence, a single genomic window includes:
- the LOC18110549 gene encoding uncharacterized protein LOC18110549, translating to MDSSMALSSYSSRLKCSLPNPPPMMMVPSPQLPGVLPLSSRRCGIASFAEFRGLRMQMGSKLSTSLVSIRTRRNPKVFSRIVSEAHETFVDIPAVTDETWQSLIIEADGPVLVEFWAPWCGPCRIIHPVIAELSTEYDGKLKCFKLNTDESPSTTTKYGIRSIPTIMIFKNGEKKDAIIGSVPKTTLISNMKKFL from the exons ATGGACTCATCGATGGCTTTATCTTCTTACTCTTCACGCCTAAAATGCTCCCTCCCTAATCCCCCGCCTATGATGATGGTGCCGTCACCTCAGCTCCCAGGTGTGCTTCCTTTATCCAGCCGCCGTTGTGGCATAGCTTCCTTTGCGGAGTTCAGAGGATTGAGGATGCAAATGGGTTCAAAATTGTCAACTTCGTTGGTTTCGATTAGAACGAGAAGAAATCCTAAGGTTTTTTCTCGTATTGTGTCTGAAGCTCATGAGACTTTTGTTGAta TTCCTGCAGTGACGGATGAAACATGGCAGTCGCTCATCATCGAGGCTGATGGACCCGTGCTGGTTGAGTTCTGGGCTCCGTGGTGTGGACCCTGCCGGATAATCCATCCAGTAATAGCTGAACTATCTACGGAATATGATGGAAAGCTCAAGTGCTTCAAATTGAATACTGATGAAAGTCCTTCTACCACAACCAAGTATGGAATTCGAAGCATCCCTACAATCATGATCTTCAAAAACGGGGAGAAGAAAGATGCAATTATTGGTTCTGTGCCTAAAACCACACTAATTTCCAATATGAAGAAATTCTTATAG
- the LOC112325294 gene encoding GPI-anchored protein LLG2 encodes MARKFNSWFYLICFFFMAGLATSSSFISNDALDVHGGSGRTLLQMKKTCNVSFENLDYSILTDKCKGPQYPAKSCCDAFKEFACPFSDAINDLETDCASTMFSYINLYGKYPPGLFANECREDKNGLDCQNVDQSKKSGGVQIAATQSSLLTLTAGLIVLLLRLF; translated from the exons aTGGCTAGGAAGTTTAATTCATGGTTTTATCTcatttgcttcttcttcatgGCTGGACTTGCCACCTCTTCCTCCTTTATTTCCA ATGATGCACTTGATGTTCATGGAGGTTCTGGCCGTACCCTTCTCCAGATGAAAAAAA CCTGCAACGTAAGCTTTGAGAATTTGGATTACAGTATCCTCACAGATAAATGCAAAGGACCCCAATACCCAGCAAAATCATGTTGTGATGCTTTCAAGGAATTTGCTTGCCCTTTTAGCGATGCCATAAATGACCTGGAAACTGACTGTGCCTCAACCATGTTCAGCTACATAAATCTCTATGGGAAATACCCTCCTGGCTTGTTTGCCAATGAGTGCAGAGAAGATAAGAATGGTCTTGATTGCCAAAACGTGGACCAATCCAAGAAAAGTGGAGGAGTTCAAATTGCAGCTACTCAATCCTCATTGTTGACGCTCACAGCAGGGCTCATAGTGTTGTTACTCCGATTATTCTAG